The Geotrypetes seraphini chromosome 2, aGeoSer1.1, whole genome shotgun sequence genome contains the following window.
AGCTCCGGCGCGTCGCTAGCAGCGGCttgaaaaaaaggagactgtgacgttaagtgtgcatgcgcactcgtgccgtcgCAACGgaacagggaacacgactttcgagtgcgcatgcgcgcttaacattttattattattgattattttctgattctaaatcctctgtgttcatcccacgcttctttgaactcagtcacagttttactctccaccacctctctcgggagcgcattccaggcatccatttatagctaaagagacatatgatcaagaaactgttttcttttgcttttgtgattatgataaacataccgagtgcctcaaaatagtacctggcgggctgcatgtgggccccaggccgcaagtttgagaccactggcctacatCTACCACACACAGTGCTTCCTTCCCCAGACACTCCACTCTCTCAGCTCCAGCGCAGTTCTCGGAcacacatttatttttatttatttgacagCAACAGCAGATCTCACTCAGGCATCCCACCCCCCTCACACATTCCAGATACACACAGGTGACACAATCAGCACTCGCTCTCCAGCTCCCAGCACAGGGTACAGACACAGAGATAGCACAGCGATGCAGAGCACCGTGACTGACAAGGAGTGGAAGGGTGGGTGAGAAAAAAATAGCACGTAGGACGGGTGAGGGAATGGAGTGGCAGGGGTCTGACAGATATGGATACGAGACGAGAGAGGTGGCAGGCAGAGAAACAAGGCTGGTTAAGTGAAGGTTCAGACAGGGCCACATACAGACAGGCAACTCTCCAGTAGTTCTAACAAATCCTCCCTTCTCGCTCTCCAATCTCCAACACAACCAAATCGTTAGTGGGCCAAAAGACAAAATGTGTTGCTCACCTTAATtgcttttaaaataggtctaaGCCTGGGTGTGTTTCTGGACGCCCatccaaattctttttttttttttaacttgaaaatctttattaaaagttttatgtTATACAAGCAATATGTGGATATCAAATCTCAATCTCTCCACAATATGAAACAAACAGAAAACAGCAGATTCAGAAATCACAAAAAATCAAGAAGACAACATCATCGATAAATAGATATCCCCTGCTTTGAGTCCCCaataccccccacccctcccaaccATCCAAATTCTTTTGCTATCTGTTATTGCGCCAAAATACACATCCCCCGACACCGCCTACAGAATGCCCACTTTACAGATGTTTTGATTTTGCTGACTATGTTCTGTGACgcatttttggttgttttttttaattatatgctTTGAACGTTTGGTGGACAGATGGCGATCCGTCTCCCCATTAtggcttttggacttttttttcccttgaaaaTGAGCCCATTAGTATCCCAAAATGATCTGTAGAAACATGCAGTTTCTCTGTGCCAAATAAACACAAGTGTTAGGGTAGACAAGACctcctaaaaaaataaaaggtgtgcagtgaaagcaaacaaaaaaatctGCTGCTCAAAACATTTCTGCATATCGCAATAAACCAGGGCTGAGCAGCATTATATCCAGTATAAAATCTAAAAACTCGGctaattctgtatgtcatatatacaaaatggaacggacaatagcaacacaaaaaggatattttggtaaatgtcagaaaatatggggaccattaaccgatttttgtaatgaatgataaaCTTTTCTcaagataagatatttgattagaggggaaatatgggggggggagttatttTTAGTATTTCATAATATATGATTATATCAATAGTTTCATTGTAATGGTACTTGTATGTAATattgggatgggaggggagaattttctatttaataagaatagtttaaatattaggtttattgcataatattcaaaatattatagaatattaatttgtaatgaaatgttatacttaaagtgttatatgagaattaatcaagtgtgtatttataagttcatatgagtttatcTGCTACACCTGTTGTAatgtgcaaaaatgaataaagaatttaaaacataaaaaactaggctattcacaaaaatgtaaggcTCTCTTCCCctctatactcaacctccaaccccattatgctgttccttccttttgTAATTAAGCTCTATAATTGAGaggatacggtatataaacttaaggtttaatttagtttagtttagcatgaAATCGAACAATAAAACATCAACTAATCTGGAACAGACGAAACCCCCGATTCTACAGcatataatatatttttattaatcgCATGGTAGAAGCTGCACACTCAGCCGTCAGCCCCCAATACTGACCCTCTCCTAAAAGGATATTGTGATCACTGCAGTACTCACTTTCTCACCAAATCATATGACACAAACGTAATCAAAGTTGTCTTTATAATAATGGCCCACTAGTGCGAAGAAACATGTACATTTATTCCTTACCCAAAGAGATCAgggtctgataattctccttcatcacctccctgtaaaggttcttctgctcttcatctaaataaccccactcctcctgggagaacgaGACAGCGATGTCCTCAAATGTCACCTGTATTTCAAACATAAACCAGAAACACACTCAGCATCTTCTGCAGCATTTCCATAGGAGTATTCCCAGTGATGGTGTTCACTAGGGTGGAGGAAAATTTGCTGGGTGTACATCATTTAGAGTCGCATAACACACATTTCAGGAGACCTCCCAGTGCTGGGGCTCAGTGAGGCAGAGGGAGATGTTTtggggcagggatctcaaagtccctccttgagggctgcaatccagtcgggttttcaggatagccctaacaaatatgcatgaaagagatttgcatataatggaagtgacaggtatgcagatctgctccatgcatattcattagggcaagcctgaaaacccgattggcctggtggccctccaggacagggttgggaaccaccgcttTACATCATTTGAAAAAATTGACTGTGTATATAATTCAACCAGATAGCAAGCAATCCCAGAGTAGGGCCATATTGCAGGAGAGCTGCCTGCAGGAAGAGTGAAAGATTTGGGTGCATATAAATTTGCAGTCTCAGGGCAGTCTAGAAACCAGCCACACCCCAAATCTCCCTTTGTGAGACTCCtgatctctctcctcctcctcaggaGGGTCCCAAAGTGCCTTTCCTCACTCCCAGGATCCCGAGTCTGCAGCATCCAGGCTCAGAAAGCTGCAGCAGTGTTGCAACAAGAGAGCAAGAAGTTGGGGGACCATCTCCTACCTGGGCAGAAACTCCTGCAGGCATTTTCCTCTCTGCTTTTGCAGTCTAAAGGATTAGAGAAATGAATTTGGGGCTCTTTCTCTGGCTGAAGCTTTGTCTAGTGCAGTTGGGGAGAAAAGGAACCCAAGTGGGAAGTTCCTCTTGAATCTGGAAAAATTCATGCAAGAAGACTCGCTTCCGGTTGGGCCCAGACTGATGACATCACAAAGGGGGAGGCGGAGCTTCACCCTGAGGACTTGAGAGAGGTCCACAAAGCAAAACAAGAgatccaacaggtctgcagtgaAGGCGAACACAATAAGCAAAAAAAAGGAGTGCAGAATGCAATGTACAAGGTTCAGGAATGGTTATTAAAAATCTATATaaaattactagtctttaagccccttacattagaatagatgtatgtgtctttctttttttctctctctctccttggccactttcggtctgtttatctttctttctgtctctttcctcggctgtccaccagcAGCACCTCTTGCCTGCTACCCCTGTCCAACAGCAACCCTAATCCCTTCATTTtatctctcccctgtccagcagcacctcttccctactccccttgtccatcaatacctgtccagcagcatcccttcactgctccccccctgtccaacagcagcccttctcccttcattttatctcccccctgtccagcagcacctcttccctactccccttgtccatcaatacctgtccagcagcatcccttcactgctccccccctgtccaacagcagcccttctcccttcattttatctcccccctgtccagcagcacctcttccctactccccttgtccatcaatacctgtccagcagcatcccttcactgctcccccctgtccaacagcagcccttctcccttcattttatctcccccctgtccagcagcacctcttccctactccccttgtccatcaatacctgtccagcagcatcccttcactgctccccccctgtccaacagcagcccttctcccttcattttatctcccccctgtccagcagcacctcttccctactccccttgtccatcaatacctgtccagcagcatcccttcactgctccccccctgtccaacagcagcccttctcccttcattttatctcccccctgtccagcagcacctcttccctactccccttgtccatcaatacctgtccagcagcatcccttcactgctccccccctgtccaacagcagcccttctcccttcattttatctcccccctgtccagcagcacctcttccctactccccttgtccatcaatacctgtccagcagcatcccttcactgctccccccctgtccaacagcagcccttctcccttcattttatctcccccctgtccagcagcacctcttccctgctccccttgtccatcaatacctgtccagcagcattccttcactgctccccccctgtccaacagcagcccttctcccttcattttatctcccccctgtccagcagcacctcttccctactccccttgtccatcaatacctgtccagcagcatcccttcactgctcccccccctatccaacagcagcccttctcccttcgttttatccccccttgtccagcagcaccccttcactgctccaccctgtccaacagcagcccttcttccttcattttatcttccccctgtccagcagcacctcttccctgctccccttgtccatcaatacctgtccagcagcatcccttcactgctcccccatgtccaacagcagcccttctcccttcattttatcttcccctgtccagcagcaccttttccctgctccccttgtccatcaatacctgtccagcagcaaaccttcactgctcccccatgtccaacagcagcccttctcccttcgttttatcttcctccctgtccagcagcacctcttccctgctcccaaaccgccgttcctaccctccctccatcctggttTCCTGGTCTCTTGTGGCCCACCAGCACAAACCCCTGCCGCAGCTgctgtctgtcaatgtccctgctcactgcctgtctgtttatcatgccccttctcccacctaacttttttttttttttttaaatcacgttTCAACAGTGAAGGGCAACCGGTGCACAGTAACCGCCGCAGGATAAAGGAAACCGCCATGCGCGCACTCGTGCCGAACACACACACGCCACACactttaacatttctctgccggccatGGAGTTatggatcacggaggcagggatcacacaggtaggagtgtgcatgcgcgcttagggttttattattagtgataatcCAAAGTGGTGACCTATGTAAATGAGAGTCACCACTTTGGAATATAATTttatatagtttatttatttatataccacttatatcctaagtggtttacattcaggtactttatcatgttTCCCGAtccgtcccggtgggctcaaactctgtgtagtgtacctggggcaatgaggggattaagtgacttacccaaggtcacaaggtgcagcgagggatttgaaccttgTACATTGCATTCTGCAGtcctttttttgtttattgaCTTATTGAGAGATGCAGTCTTTTCCTCATGGCTGTAcccctttcagtgctgattgCTGTGGTGGAAAATAGAAGGTCTGGCCCACTAGCACAGAGAGTggtagggggaggaggaggaacttTAGCAGCTGTGAGAGAGAAACCCTTAGCTTCTCCCTCGTAGCCAGAGAGATGCTGATTCATTTCTAAATTCTGCAAACAGCACAAGCCCAGaggaacataatagccttactggttaagaccacaggtccatcaagcccagtagcccgttctcacggtggccaatccagatccctaggacctggccaaaacctaaggagtagcaatattccatgctaccaatccagggcaagcagtggcctcccccatgtctttctcaataacagactatggacttttcctccaggaaattgtccaaacctttcttaaaaccagctacgctacctgctcttactacatcctctggcaacacgttccaaagcttaactactgagtgaaaaaaaaattttcctcctattggttttaaaagtatttccctataatttcatcgagtgtcccctagtctgtaatatttgacagagtgaaaaatcaatccacttgtacccgttctactccactcaagattttgtagacttggaGAAGCTTCTGCTTAGGTACGACATTTACTCCCAAATTCTCATTCtctctagggttgccagattttgtgACTGTAAAATCGggacaccctagacccaccccagctctgccctcctccccctgcctcctgcccaacgcaattgaaaggaggcttttcaaaacccggacaaagtgctgggttttgaaaagctgactggggaaatccagatgtctggtaatcctaattCTCTCTGATGTATTGCCTGCGCACGTCCCATCTTAGGAActctatttattgggatttattaaacaCCTTTATGAAGATATTCACCCCAGGCAATGTACACAGCAAGCAGCAGAATAGTGAGGGAAGAAGGTGCCCAAGCagtgcatagtaaggggggatggtctgccccgggcaccgtcttcataggggtgctggcacctgtcctaatccccctcccccccctgctcctttccatTCCTCTGCCAAGTGCACACCTTTACTACTACTTCCCCATTTAGCtcttcgccagtgcgagcagaagctccaacctgctgttcgTGCCAGCGTTAGCTCTCcccctgacgtcacttccgggtcccacatCAGAAGAGCCAACGCCGACAGCAATTTGCCATGTCAGGTATGTGGgaagaggtgtgtgtgtgtgtgtgtgcatgagcGGTGGGAGGGCAAGGAGGAGCACCACTGTCCCGGACACCGCTCACCCTTCCTACACCACTGCACCTGGGGAatagagttgcacagggacagaaatcaaacctgtcCCCGCTGGCTATTGAATCCATCCCCGCACGTAATCTCTTCCATCTTCGCCTGTCCccctaaacttcagaaatagcataattaatttcatttaattatgctactgaattaaaggctctggtagagacccatttacaaat
Protein-coding sequences here:
- the LOC117355643 gene encoding zinc finger protein 74-like isoform X3; the encoded protein is MPAGVSAQVTFEDIAVSFSQEEWGYLDEEQKNLYREVMKENYQTLISLGTGSPTFTPKMTSHIERGQGPYIKDEPESEERETGQNSCSAAA
- the LOC117355643 gene encoding zinc finger protein 74-like isoform X4, which translates into the protein MPAGVSAQVTFEDIAVSFSQEEWGYLDEEQKNLYREVMKENYQTLISLGTGSPTFTPKMTSHIERGQGPYIKDEPESEERETGQNSCSAA